From Prosthecobacter sp., the proteins below share one genomic window:
- a CDS encoding addiction module protein: MILETLPAVRQLSSRDKRQLAEELWNSADVEDGEVTVDDTVLELLEQRLAAHAANPQSVSTWEEVKSRVFSGRGA, translated from the coding sequence ATGATTCTGGAAACGTTGCCCGCCGTCCGGCAGCTCAGTTCCCGCGACAAGCGGCAACTGGCCGAGGAGCTTTGGAACTCCGCTGATGTCGAAGATGGTGAAGTCACCGTGGATGATACCGTTCTAGAACTGTTGGAGCAACGTCTTGCTGCTCATGCGGCGAACCCACAGTCAGTTTCGACCTGGGAAGAAGTGAAATCCCGAGTCTTCTCAGGTCGTGGCGCGTGA
- a CDS encoding molybdenum cofactor biosynthesis protein MoaE, with translation MTPVFILNEEPIQPATTVFKSGEGAEAQFLGVVRGMEDGKVISGIDYSAYLPMAEKMLRELVERGEREHGPHRVFIQHRLGFVAAEQPSILIKVRTKHSAESFDLCRWYLKEIKTCVPIWKRAMFVE, from the coding sequence ATGACGCCTGTCTTCATCCTGAACGAAGAACCCATCCAGCCCGCCACAACGGTCTTCAAGTCCGGCGAGGGCGCGGAAGCGCAGTTCCTCGGCGTCGTGCGTGGCATGGAGGATGGGAAAGTCATCTCTGGCATCGACTACAGTGCCTATCTGCCCATGGCGGAAAAAATGCTGCGCGAACTCGTCGAGCGTGGCGAGCGCGAGCACGGGCCACATCGCGTCTTCATCCAGCATCGCCTTGGCTTTGTAGCCGCAGAGCAGCCAAGCATCCTCATCAAGGTGCGTACCAAGCACAGCGCGGAATCCTTCGACCTCTGCCGCTGGTATTTGAAGGAGATCAAAACCTGCGTGCCGATCTGGAAACGGGCGATGTTTGTGGAGTAA
- a CDS encoding PVC-type heme-binding CxxCH protein, whose protein sequence is MKSFLFAFLAASSLHAATQITWKRQQLHGDFYSEGAAIGDINGDGKPDVVAGPFWWEGPAFEKKHAYYEPKIFSINGYSDNFFAYVHDFDADQKNDILILGFPGKEARLYLNSGTHDDKPWPMHIVADVVDNESPVFTDITGDGKPEIVCSTGGSFGWFAPTWDKPAQKWPFVSATEDMKVAKFTHGLGVGDVNGDGKMDLLEARRWWENTGVITKSGRAAANFIQHNFAAGVGGGAQMFAYDFDGNGTNDVFTALAAHRYGVAVFLQTKNPEPGTANWQRIMLASEQPQDNDYGIVFSQPHAAYLADIDGDGVKDIVTGKRYWAHNGHDPDERGHRVIYWYQTKRDGKGGVDFVPHLVDAESGVGVDVQVGDVNGDKLPDIVVGNKAGVFILTQERKDTTAELTPKKMYGPALKPQKDYAKGQSPQDALKSMQLPGGFKAELIAAEPDLVQPMAFTFDERGRIWVVEGNSYPKPREVGAGQDRIKILEDQDGDGIFETKKIFCEGLNLVSGIELGFGGVWVGAAPYLMFIPRDGDKPVGLVKESKGQEVKDASKHALTPSLTHLTALTQVPGLNFTAYALLDGWGSQDTHETLNSFIWGPDGWLYGCHGVFTHSKVGKPGTPDEQRQPINAGIWRYHPVRHEFEIFAHGTSNPWGLDYDQHGEWFVTACVIPHLYHIVPGGRYQRQAGQHFNAHTYEDIKTIADHAHYAGNPRPDVSFDKATGAGVMNNDTNALGGGHAHCGLAIYQSSLFPPTYRNQLLFGNLHGHRLVANYTDVKGSSYIGKHAADFLRSNDMHFIPVTQKVGPDGALYVSDWSDQQICHRGSNAVGNWDRSNGRIYRISYDGWKPWKGDLAKESDEALAKLAVQTEHEWESRMARRVLMESSVGKSQKFDQLEESWGKHFDSNKLSEAEKLRGFWLTHSVHSAARIGSETRLSWSVSPNMSSEDRRAASVRFSFQADEAVAALKGDEWLDQLHPFVEVAKADTSPIVRRELASALQRIPQDQRKDLATALLKHGEDKDDPMIPLLIWYGIEPLVAADPGVGMQLAKVSKLEKVTGFIYRRLSSDDAGRAAILTELAKEPDAAKREPVLTMIVTAARGSGKLTMPPNWPEIAAKLRGTVVPPLGGSGDAPKPAKAGTTEQLVSELSALFGDAEALQAFRSQLVSATLDTPAREKALSVLLQSQDNATAKLLQQIVSTQDAPSSLRRKAIQSLASLQDSNTPALLTSALPKLSANELPDAINTLASTKEGATALLKAVEAKTVPATTLSPFLVRQLTAFDDVEINALIKSAWGDVNAPKADLGERMKKFRALLTPAALAKGDLAKGKMLYTATCGQCHKLFGEGQNVGPDITGSNRADLNYLLENVLDPNAVIGKDYQLNLFTMHDGRVMGGVIKEENTATVKVAMMGGIEFVLPKTDVKKREVSKMSTMPEGLFDALQPEMVVDLVKYLQSGSVVPALAGQKPPKGGTTIPGALEGESLKIISKTGGNTRIQGMGGFGNRWSGGAQLWWVGGKPDQKLTLAIPVKEAGKYQLRAVLTMARDYGVTSITLDGKPVASSFDGYNADKVILTDELDWGTHELIPGDHVLTFTLAPPNPAAAPGNMVGIDYVKLEKK, encoded by the coding sequence ATGAAAAGTTTCCTTTTCGCCTTCCTCGCGGCTTCCAGCCTCCACGCCGCCACCCAGATCACTTGGAAACGCCAACAGCTCCACGGCGATTTTTACTCCGAAGGTGCCGCCATCGGCGACATCAATGGCGACGGCAAACCCGACGTCGTCGCAGGTCCGTTCTGGTGGGAAGGCCCCGCGTTTGAAAAGAAGCACGCCTACTACGAGCCGAAGATTTTCAGCATCAACGGCTACTCGGACAACTTCTTCGCCTACGTCCATGATTTCGACGCCGACCAGAAGAACGATATCCTCATCCTCGGCTTCCCCGGCAAGGAAGCGCGGCTCTACCTCAATTCCGGCACGCACGACGACAAGCCCTGGCCCATGCACATCGTCGCCGATGTCGTCGATAACGAATCGCCCGTCTTCACTGACATCACCGGCGACGGCAAACCGGAGATCGTGTGCAGCACCGGCGGCAGCTTCGGCTGGTTCGCCCCGACTTGGGATAAGCCGGCCCAGAAGTGGCCCTTTGTTTCTGCCACAGAAGACATGAAGGTGGCCAAGTTCACCCACGGCCTCGGCGTTGGCGATGTGAATGGCGATGGGAAGATGGACTTGCTCGAAGCGCGGCGGTGGTGGGAGAATACCGGAGTCATCACGAAAAGCGGCAGAGCAGCAGCCAATTTCATCCAGCACAACTTCGCCGCCGGAGTCGGTGGTGGCGCGCAGATGTTCGCCTATGACTTCGATGGCAACGGCACGAACGACGTCTTCACCGCCCTCGCGGCACATCGCTATGGTGTGGCGGTTTTCCTTCAAACCAAGAACCCAGAACCAGGAACCGCGAACTGGCAGCGCATCATGCTCGCCAGCGAGCAGCCGCAGGACAACGACTACGGCATCGTCTTCTCCCAACCCCACGCCGCTTATCTCGCCGACATCGACGGCGACGGCGTCAAGGACATCGTCACCGGCAAGCGCTACTGGGCGCACAACGGCCACGATCCCGACGAGCGCGGCCACCGCGTCATCTATTGGTATCAAACGAAGCGCGATGGCAAAGGCGGCGTCGATTTCGTCCCGCATCTTGTCGATGCCGAGAGCGGCGTCGGCGTCGATGTGCAAGTCGGCGATGTGAACGGGGACAAGCTCCCCGACATCGTCGTTGGCAACAAAGCGGGCGTGTTCATCCTCACACAGGAGCGAAAGGACACGACGGCAGAACTCACGCCGAAGAAAATGTACGGTCCCGCGCTCAAGCCGCAGAAGGATTACGCCAAAGGCCAGTCGCCACAGGATGCGCTGAAGTCCATGCAGCTCCCCGGCGGTTTCAAAGCCGAGCTGATCGCCGCCGAGCCGGATCTCGTGCAGCCGATGGCCTTCACATTCGATGAGCGCGGCCGCATCTGGGTCGTCGAGGGTAACAGCTATCCGAAGCCCCGCGAAGTCGGCGCGGGCCAGGACCGCATCAAGATCCTCGAAGACCAAGACGGCGACGGCATCTTCGAGACAAAGAAAATCTTCTGCGAAGGCCTCAACCTCGTCAGCGGCATCGAACTCGGCTTCGGTGGTGTGTGGGTGGGTGCCGCGCCGTATTTGATGTTCATTCCACGGGATGGGGACAAGCCGGTTGGCTTGGTCAAGGAGTCAAAGGGTCAAGAGGTCAAGGATGCCTCGAAGCACGCCCTGACCCCTTCCTTGACCCACTTGACTGCCTTGACTCAGGTTCCGGGCCTCAACTTCACCGCCTACGCCCTCCTCGATGGCTGGGGCAGCCAGGACACTCACGAAACCCTCAACAGCTTCATCTGGGGCCCGGACGGCTGGCTGTATGGCTGCCACGGCGTCTTCACGCACAGCAAGGTCGGCAAGCCGGGCACGCCGGACGAGCAGCGTCAGCCGATCAATGCCGGCATCTGGCGTTACCATCCCGTGCGGCATGAGTTTGAAATCTTCGCGCACGGCACCAGCAATCCGTGGGGACTCGATTACGACCAGCATGGCGAGTGGTTCGTCACCGCCTGCGTCATCCCGCATCTCTACCACATCGTCCCCGGCGGACGTTACCAGCGCCAGGCTGGTCAGCACTTCAATGCGCACACCTACGAGGACATCAAGACCATCGCCGACCACGCGCACTACGCAGGCAATCCGCGCCCCGATGTCAGCTTCGACAAGGCCACCGGGGCGGGCGTCATGAACAACGACACGAACGCCCTCGGTGGCGGCCACGCGCACTGCGGCCTCGCCATTTATCAGAGCAGCCTTTTCCCGCCGACGTATCGCAACCAGCTCCTTTTCGGCAATCTCCACGGCCACCGCCTCGTCGCGAATTACACCGATGTGAAGGGCAGCAGCTACATCGGCAAACACGCCGCCGACTTCCTGCGGTCGAACGACATGCACTTCATCCCCGTCACGCAAAAAGTCGGCCCCGATGGCGCTTTGTATGTCAGCGACTGGAGCGACCAGCAAATCTGCCACCGCGGCAGCAACGCCGTCGGAAACTGGGACCGCAGCAACGGGCGCATCTATCGCATCAGCTACGACGGCTGGAAGCCATGGAAGGGCGATCTCGCGAAGGAAAGCGACGAAGCGCTCGCCAAACTCGCCGTGCAGACGGAGCACGAGTGGGAGTCACGCATGGCGCGGCGGGTGCTGATGGAGAGTTCTGTCGGAAAGTCGCAGAAGTTTGACCAACTGGAAGAGAGCTGGGGCAAGCATTTCGATTCTAACAAGCTATCCGAGGCCGAGAAGCTGAGGGGATTCTGGCTAACGCATTCAGTTCATAGTGCTGCCCGCATCGGTTCCGAAACGAGACTCTCCTGGTCGGTGTCACCAAACATGAGCTCCGAAGATCGACGAGCAGCATCTGTTCGGTTTAGTTTTCAGGCAGACGAGGCTGTCGCTGCTTTGAAAGGCGATGAGTGGCTTGACCAGTTGCATCCGTTTGTTGAGGTCGCCAAGGCCGACACTTCCCCCATCGTCCGCCGCGAGCTTGCCTCCGCGCTCCAGCGCATCCCACAGGATCAACGCAAAGACCTCGCCACCGCCCTCCTCAAACACGGCGAGGACAAGGACGACCCGATGATCCCGCTGCTCATCTGGTATGGCATCGAGCCACTGGTGGCGGCGGACCCGGGGGTGGGGATGCAGCTCGCGAAGGTGTCGAAGCTAGAAAAAGTCACCGGGTTCATCTACCGCCGCCTATCCTCCGATGATGCGGGCCGCGCCGCGATCCTGACCGAACTCGCAAAGGAGCCTGATGCCGCGAAGCGCGAACCCGTGCTCACCATGATCGTCACCGCCGCACGAGGCAGCGGAAAGCTCACCATGCCGCCGAACTGGCCGGAGATCGCCGCGAAGCTCCGGGGCACTGTAGTTCCGCCTTTAGGCGGTTCTGGGGACGCCCCGAAGCCGGCTAAAGCCGGGACTACGGAACAGCTTGTGAGCGAACTCAGTGCTCTGTTCGGCGATGCGGAGGCACTGCAAGCCTTCCGCAGCCAGCTCGTCTCCGCCACGCTCGACACTCCCGCACGCGAGAAAGCACTTTCGGTTCTTCTCCAGTCTCAAGACAACGCCACCGCGAAGCTCCTCCAGCAAATCGTCTCCACCCAAGACGCCCCGTCGTCACTCCGCCGCAAAGCCATTCAATCCCTCGCCTCACTCCAAGACTCCAACACTCCCGCGCTCCTTACCTCGGCGCTGCCGAAGCTCTCTGCGAACGAACTCCCCGACGCCATCAACACGCTCGCCTCGACGAAAGAAGGCGCGACAGCGCTCTTGAAAGCCGTGGAGGCCAAAACGGTGCCTGCGACGACCTTGTCACCATTTTTGGTGCGCCAGCTCACCGCGTTCGATGACGTGGAGATCAACGCCTTGATCAAATCCGCCTGGGGCGATGTGAACGCGCCGAAGGCCGACCTTGGTGAGCGCATGAAAAAGTTCCGCGCCCTGCTCACGCCTGCGGCTTTGGCCAAAGGCGATCTCGCGAAGGGCAAGATGCTCTACACCGCCACCTGCGGTCAATGCCACAAGCTCTTTGGCGAAGGCCAGAACGTCGGCCCCGACATCACGGGCAGCAATCGCGCTGATTTGAATTACCTGCTCGAAAACGTGCTCGATCCGAACGCGGTGATCGGGAAGGACTACCAGCTCAACCTTTTCACCATGCACGACGGCCGGGTGATGGGCGGCGTGATCAAGGAGGAGAACACGGCGACGGTGAAGGTCGCGATGATGGGCGGCATCGAGTTTGTGTTGCCGAAGACCGACGTGAAGAAGCGTGAGGTGTCCAAGATGAGCACGATGCCGGAAGGCTTGTTTGATGCGCTACAGCCCGAGATGGTGGTCGATCTGGTGAAGTATCTCCAAAGCGGTTCTGTAGTCCCGGCTTTAGCCGGTCAGAAGCCGCCTAAAGGCGGGACTACAATACCCGGAGCGCTCGAAGGGGAGTCGCTCAAAATCATTTCCAAAACGGGCGGCAACACGCGCATCCAAGGCATGGGAGGTTTTGGCAATCGTTGGAGCGGCGGTGCGCAGCTTTGGTGGGTGGGTGGCAAGCCGGACCAGAAGCTCACGCTGGCCATCCCGGTCAAAGAAGCTGGCAAATACCAGCTTCGTGCCGTGCTCACGATGGCCCGCGACTACGGCGTGACGAGCATCACCCTCGATGGCAAACCTGTGGCCTCATCCTTCGATGGTTACAACGCCGACAAAGTCATTCTCACCGATGAACTCGACTGGGGCACGCATGAACTCATCCCGGGTGATCATGTCCTCACCTTCACCCTCGCCCCACCGAATCCCGCCGCCGCGCCGGGGAACATGGTGGGGATTGATTATGTGAAGCTGGAGAAGAAATAG
- a CDS encoding type II toxin-antitoxin system RelE/ParE family toxin, translating into MAEAIISPEALQDMADIHHYIAMDNPVAADRVVQAFEENAALLAAQPDLGQHKPRLRDLRLWVITEFPNYLMFYRQREGQIEIVRVLHGAQDLQTILE; encoded by the coding sequence ATGGCCGAGGCGATCATCTCCCCGGAGGCGCTTCAGGACATGGCGGACATCCACCATTACATCGCGATGGACAATCCGGTGGCGGCTGATCGTGTCGTGCAGGCATTCGAGGAAAACGCCGCTTTGCTGGCGGCACAGCCAGATCTCGGTCAACACAAGCCACGACTGCGCGACTTGCGCCTGTGGGTGATCACGGAGTTCCCCAATTACCTGATGTTTTATCGCCAGCGAGAAGGGCAGATCGAAATCGTGCGTGTTCTGCATGGAGCCCAGGATTTGCAGACGATTTTGGAGTGA
- a CDS encoding glycosyltransferase, with amino-acid sequence MIPKIFHFVFGLKKQREPFHLAFYLCLESCFQVNRPDEVRLYYQHEPYGRYWDMIKPRLTLVKVEPPRRILDFRYRQWFADRYRYAHLSDFVRVEKLLETGGVYADMDTLFVNPIPERLYQQRFVLGRENDVPCERTGVMRSSLCNAFIMAEREAEFGRVWLEKMNAAFDGSWSNHSCQLPHQLSEAMPHLLHVERQESFYKFQWSREDLRRLFEECHAADLGDVLSIHLWSHLWWRRLRLDYSRFHAGKLTEEYVRTANTTYAVAARRFLPEGGAEPSRTRKLWSGLLRSFSKTG; translated from the coding sequence GTGATCCCCAAGATTTTCCATTTTGTCTTCGGCTTGAAGAAGCAGCGCGAGCCGTTTCACCTCGCCTTTTATCTGTGTCTGGAGTCGTGCTTCCAGGTGAACCGGCCGGACGAAGTACGCCTTTATTACCAGCACGAGCCATACGGCCGTTACTGGGACATGATCAAACCCAGACTCACCTTGGTGAAAGTGGAGCCGCCGCGTCGCATCCTCGATTTTCGTTACCGGCAATGGTTTGCGGACCGGTATCGTTACGCGCATCTCTCCGACTTTGTCCGGGTCGAGAAGCTGCTGGAAACAGGCGGCGTGTACGCGGACATGGACACGTTGTTTGTGAATCCAATCCCGGAACGGCTCTACCAGCAGCGCTTTGTGCTGGGACGTGAGAACGATGTGCCCTGCGAGCGCACCGGCGTCATGCGCTCCTCGCTGTGCAACGCCTTCATCATGGCCGAGCGTGAGGCGGAGTTCGGCCGCGTCTGGCTGGAAAAAATGAATGCCGCGTTCGATGGCTCCTGGTCGAATCATTCCTGCCAGTTGCCCCATCAGTTGAGCGAGGCGATGCCACACCTCCTGCATGTGGAACGCCAGGAGTCATTCTACAAGTTTCAATGGTCGCGCGAGGATCTGCGGCGCCTGTTTGAGGAATGCCACGCCGCTGACCTGGGCGACGTGCTTAGCATTCATTTGTGGAGCCATCTGTGGTGGCGGCGTCTGCGCCTGGATTATTCCCGCTTCCATGCCGGGAAGCTGACGGAGGAGTACGTCCGCACCGCCAACACCACCTATGCTGTGGCGGCGCGGCGTTTTCTGCCGGAGGGCGGCGCGGAGCCGTCTCGAACACGCAAGCTTTGGAGCGGACTTCTTCGGTCTTTTTCCAAGACCGGCTGA
- a CDS encoding PLP-dependent transferase: MSDLLKHPLCNAEDLGKAIPDHELGVSVCLPLWKHVIGYEEGDQEIVSKFKSGYPRFCCPPAITRLFEAAEKEFAAAGERCLVFPRVVHAERCVQFIKTGRVVEWTAHQLGVAVFPADSYVNARKFWRFCGECVSTRQACEALGSKSSSVTEAEGKAANLTIKQRIAQLAGQQPEDVFLFPSGMAANFAVHRMLTHLFPGRKTAQLDFPYVDVLKLQQLFGSGAHFLPLIKDSEYDDLRDLLQREPLAGIFCEAPSNPLLRCVDFERLLTIRASAQPGVPIIVDDTISTVAHVNAHRVADVVTTSLTKSFSGVGDVLAGSVVLNRKSPHHAAFSAFLTAHADHELWRGDAVALELNSRDFAQRAATMSRNAKALAEHLRSHPKVDRVWHAANEGGRGYEFIRRENGGHGCLFSFTLKNPEQTSPKFYDALRVCKGPSLGTNFTLACPYTLLAHFDELDWTESCGVSRWLIRVSAGLEDTANLIARFDEALAVV; the protein is encoded by the coding sequence ATGTCTGACCTCCTCAAACACCCTCTCTGCAACGCCGAAGACCTCGGCAAGGCGATCCCTGATCACGAACTCGGCGTGTCCGTGTGCCTGCCGTTGTGGAAACATGTGATCGGCTATGAGGAAGGCGATCAGGAGATCGTTTCGAAATTCAAATCCGGCTACCCGCGCTTCTGCTGCCCGCCAGCGATCACACGGCTGTTTGAAGCGGCGGAAAAGGAATTCGCCGCCGCGGGCGAGCGCTGCCTTGTCTTTCCGCGTGTCGTGCATGCGGAGCGCTGCGTGCAGTTCATCAAAACCGGCCGCGTGGTCGAATGGACCGCGCATCAACTCGGTGTCGCCGTGTTTCCTGCGGATAGCTACGTCAACGCCCGCAAATTTTGGCGTTTCTGCGGTGAGTGCGTCAGCACACGGCAGGCCTGCGAGGCTTTGGGATCGAAATCGAGCAGTGTGACCGAAGCCGAAGGCAAAGCTGCCAACCTCACGATCAAACAGCGCATCGCTCAGCTCGCCGGGCAGCAACCGGAGGACGTGTTTCTCTTCCCTTCCGGCATGGCGGCGAATTTTGCGGTGCATCGCATGCTCACGCATCTGTTTCCGGGCCGCAAAACCGCACAGCTCGACTTCCCCTATGTCGATGTGCTCAAACTCCAGCAGCTTTTCGGCAGCGGCGCGCATTTCCTGCCGCTGATCAAGGACAGCGAGTATGACGACCTGCGCGATCTGCTTCAACGCGAGCCGCTGGCTGGCATCTTCTGCGAAGCGCCGAGCAATCCGCTGCTCCGCTGCGTCGATTTCGAGCGCCTGCTCACGATTCGCGCCTCCGCGCAACCAGGAGTTCCCATCATCGTCGATGACACCATCTCCACCGTCGCGCATGTCAATGCGCATCGCGTCGCCGATGTGGTGACGACGAGCCTGACGAAGAGTTTTTCCGGCGTGGGCGATGTTCTGGCCGGCAGCGTTGTCCTGAACCGCAAATCACCGCATCACGCCGCCTTCTCCGCGTTTTTGACCGCACACGCCGATCATGAGTTGTGGCGCGGAGATGCCGTGGCGCTCGAACTCAACAGCCGCGACTTCGCTCAACGTGCCGCCACTATGAGCCGCAATGCGAAGGCGCTGGCCGAGCATCTGCGCTCGCATCCCAAGGTGGATCGCGTCTGGCATGCGGCGAACGAAGGCGGACGCGGCTACGAGTTCATCCGCCGTGAGAATGGTGGTCACGGCTGCCTGTTCTCCTTCACGCTGAAAAATCCGGAGCAAACGAGCCCGAAGTTCTACGACGCCCTGCGCGTGTGCAAAGGCCCCAGCCTCGGCACGAACTTCACGCTCGCCTGCCCTTACACGCTGCTCGCGCACTTCGACGAACTCGACTGGACCGAATCCTGCGGCGTCAGCCGCTGGCTCATTCGCGTGTCCGCAGGCCTGGAAGACACAGCGAACTTGATCGCGCGCTTTGACGAGGCGCTGGCGGTGGTTTGA